The following DNA comes from bacterium.
TTCTAACGGAGTATTTCTGCAGTAGGGACTATCAAACTCAGCATCTTCATCCCAGATAGTCGCATAAATAGAAGTCAACAACAAACTATTAATTAGTAAACTATTTATTAATTTTGTCATAACTACAAGGTATAAGAAAGTTCTACCCTTGAATAACTAAAAGACCCCTTTAAAGAAAAAGAATTATCAATTTGACTTCTATGTTCATATAAATATTGCAATGAGACTTTTCGATAAAAATTCCATCCCAGTCCCATTGTAAAACTTTCAATGGGAAAAGCAAAAGCAAATCTTTCCATCTTGTATCCTCCACGAACGGATATATTTTTTATAGAATATTCTATCCCGCCTCGGATTTCTATGGGATGCCATAGAAGAGTATCTTCTTCAAAATAACATTCCATAGCGTTTTTATAAAACTCAATGCCCAGGATAATATTGTTAAAAGAGTGGCTTATCCCGCCGCCAAAACCATTTTCTTTTGCAGGATAATAATAGTATTGCCATAAAGATAAAGGTTGGAATTCCCAATAATTTGCATTTTTAAGAGTAAGCCATATATTGGTTTCTTTCACTTTATATAACCCATACAAAGTCAAATTTTTCATTTCATCCCATAAAACGGTATCTTCTTTCTGAAAGTTTTGCATTTCATTATCCAATCCAATTTTATATGTTATCCCAAATTTTATTTGTTTATGGAGATTAAAAATGGCATCTGTGCTTAAAAAATTAGTTTTCTGGGAAGAATATCGATCGTAATACGTGGAAAAGAGGGTAGACTGTCTAAAATCTATGTTGCTTCCTATTGTGAAATATTTATTGGCTAAAATTTCTATGCCGGCCAAGAAATGTCTTTTCTTGGGATCACCATAGGATAAAATATCTTCTGAAGGAGAATGCGGCGGTATCGTTAACCACTCCGAATATTTGTAAGAACCGCCGATTAATATGTTCTTAAACTTCACTGATAAAGATAAGTTTTTTTTTGTTTTTCCAAACGAATCCATAAAAATAAGATAACCTTCATAGTACTCATTGTCCCAGATAGGAGAATCACCGGTCTGGATAGAACCTTCTGCCGCTATAAATTTATTTTTTATATTAATTTGTGCCGCAAGATTGTTGCTCGTATAATATACCAATTGTTCACTGGCGTTGCCGTGTTCACCTTGAATCATTAGAGTCGGCAATTTGGTTTTATATTCTAAAAGACCTGCAGGGTTATTAGAGAGCTCGTACAGATTAAATTTGTATGTTGTCCCGGGAATAAAACTTAAATCTCCCATTGCTTTCGTTCTTAGGGAAGGGACGGAGAATCCGTCCGATTGCTGAAATACGGAATTGCTGAGAAATAAAATCAACAAATAAGATAACATATGGGATGTATTTTAACTTTAGGTATTAGGTTGTCAACTAAATAAATAATTGTTAGGAAACGGGCAGACCGGGCGGGCAGGCATAGCGGGATAAACTCTAAGTCACCCCTACGAAAAACGAAAATATGAAAACAGGGTAGGTGAGAGCCCCTGCAGAGCTGGATAAGTTAGAGCCCAGCAGGATAGGCATCTCTAAGAACTAAAGTTCTAAGAGCTTTCTATAATGCTCCTACGTCGCAAACTCTAACTAAACGTGCTCCCACCCTACCCGTTATTATAGATTTAAAGAAAAATACTTGATTTTTGTTAAAGGTAATACATAATAGAACAAATGAAATTTCTTGTAGTGGAAGACGATAATGTCCAGAGGGATTTGTTAAGTCCTGAAAAAATCTTGACTTTAAATACCCTTGTGATAATGTGTCTATAGAGGTGAAACTATAAATGAAAGCTACAATAAATGAGAAAGAAATCTCTAATTTAATTCACGAACTTCCGGCCCCCTTGATTCACAAGCTTGTAGAGTTTCTTGAAGTTCTTCGACCGGAACTAAAAACAACCAATAAGAAAAAGAATTATGAACTTTTTGCAAAAGCTATGGGCTCATGGAAAGATATAGATACTGAAAAAATTTATAATAATCTAAATAAGGAATGGAAGAAATGGAAACTATCTGTATAGATACTGATATTATTATAGATTATTTAAAAGGTAATGCATACAAAAATATTCTACCTTCCGTTTTGAATAAATATTTATGTAAAGTTACTCCGGTAACAGTTTATGAACTTTATTATGGCGGCTTCTATACCGGAAAAATTAAGCCGGTAGAAGATGTCCTTGCTTGCTTAACTCCTATAATATGGACAGAGAAAGCTTCAAAAGAATCTGCAAAAATCCATGTAGAGTTGATAAAAAAAGGATTCTCTTTGGATATAAGAGATATTTTTATCGCAAGTATATGCTGTACAGAAAAGATTCCACTGCTTACCCGCAATGTAAAACATTTCAAACATATTAAAGAATTAAAATTGGTATCCCCGGAATAGCAATTAAAAAATATTTAAACTGCTTGAGGCAGATTAACAAAACAGACCATTAACAAGTGGGTATTAACAAATGAAAATTCTTGTAGTTGAAGACGATAATGTCCAGAGGGATTTGTTAGTCGGGGCATTGAAAAAGGAGTACGCTATTTCGGGAGTGCCGTCAGGAGAAGCTGCGATTGAGCTTTTGCAGCGGGAAGTGTTTGACATAATTCTTATGGATATGAACCTTGGCACGACGGATGGCATAACTACTATGAAAGAAATCCACAAGATAAACCCGGAAATTATCATCATAATTATCACTGCTTACGGGAATGTAGAGAATGCCGTAAATGCCATAAAAGAAGGAGCGTACGATTACCTTACGAAACCTATAGACCTTACGAAATTGAAACTTACCATAAAGCGGGCGATGGAAACAAAACAGTTAACGCAGGAGAATAAAATCCTTAAAACAGAGATAGGAGAAAAATACGGGTTTGATAATATTATAGGAAACAGCACTGCCATACAGGAAGTTTTAAATCAGGTAGCAAGAGTCTCGAAATCAAGTTCAACGGTTTTGATACTTGGAGAAAGCGGAACGGGAAAGGAACTGATTGCAAAAGCGATTCATTATTCCAGTCTGAGAACGGCATATCCTTTTGTTCCTGTTGCTTGCGCAGCACTGCCGGATACTTTACTTGAGGCGGAACTTTTTGGATACGAAAAAGGAGCATTTACGGGAGCTCAACAAGAAAGAAAAGGAAGATTTGAAACTGCCGATAAAGGGACTTTGTTTCTTGATGAAATTGGGGATATTCCACTCAGCACTCAGGTTAAACTTTTGAGAGTTTTGCAGGAACAGGAGTTCGAAAAACTGGGAAGCAGCAAACCTATCAAAGTGGACGTCAGGGTAATATCCGCTACGAACCAACCGCTTGAACAAAGAATAAAAGAGGGGACTTTTAGGGAAGATTTATATTACAGGTTAAATGTAGTGCCGATTATAATCCCACCGTTAAGAGAAAGGAAAGAAGATATTTCGTTGCTTATAGAGCATTTTTTGAAAAAATACGGCGCTAAAATAGGGAAAACTATCGAAGGGATAAACAACGAAGCAAAAGAAGTTTTGTTAAGGTATAACTGGCCCGGCAACGTAAGGGAATTGGAAAATGTCATTGAAAGGGCAGTCGTTATGACCAGAAACAACATTATTCAACCCGATGACCTTCCAAAGACAGTTTTCGCAACAGGAAAAGCAAAAGACAATTTCTCGATTGAGTATATGGAAAAACTGCATATCGAGGAAGTGTTGAAAAAGACGAAATGGAACCTGACAAAATCGGCAGAATTGTTAAAAATACACCGCAATACCCTGAGAGAGAAAATACGTAACCTGCATATAGTGAAATAGATATTTTGTATGTAGGGCAAACCTTAAGGTTTGCATCCGCTTTTGTTTCCAATAATTTGTTAATACAGTTTTCCCCTATTTCGCAAAGCTAAAGCATTACCCTACAATTCCCTGAAATTAACTGCACTGTTTTTGTGCGATATCCTTGTAGGGTGTTGTATTTATTGGGGTTTATATTGCGGGAATGTTTTATAGATTGCCAAATCAAATATTCCGTTGCACAGAATATGTGCAATGGTTTTAATCGTGTTTTTGTTTTGCGATGGGGACGCGAGGTGGAATGCCTTATAAATAATGGGTTTTCTCTGTCTGTCGGTATTTTGTCGCGGATGTTGCTATACTAATAGGCAGAAAGGGGGAACAATGAAAAACATAAAAACTTTCACCGCTCACCGCCAAGGCGGGATCTTTGACAAGGCGGGATCTTTCATAGCCACAATGGTGGGATGTGCAATATTTCTTTGCGGGTGTCATAGTAGTCGTCATATAGATGATACTACGCCGCCAGTAGTGCCAACAGGTGTAGTTAGTGTTACAGGGAATGAGGAAGTGACTCTTTATTGGAATCCGAATTCTGAGGGTGACCTTAGCGGATACTTTATATATAGGAGCGATGATCCGCATGGTCCGTATGAAGTAATAGGCAGTTCCACCAGTGCATTTTTTGTTGACAAAGGCGTAGCAAATGCAGTAACGTATTACTATGCGATTTCGGCTTATGAT
Coding sequences within:
- a CDS encoding type II toxin-antitoxin system VapC family toxin: METICIDTDIIIDYLKGNAYKNILPSVLNKYLCKVTPVTVYELYYGGFYTGKIKPVEDVLACLTPIIWTEKASKESAKIHVELIKKGFSLDIRDIFIASICCTEKIPLLTRNVKHFKHIKELKLVSPE
- a CDS encoding sigma-54 dependent transcriptional regulator; translation: MKILVVEDDNVQRDLLVGALKKEYAISGVPSGEAAIELLQREVFDIILMDMNLGTTDGITTMKEIHKINPEIIIIIITAYGNVENAVNAIKEGAYDYLTKPIDLTKLKLTIKRAMETKQLTQENKILKTEIGEKYGFDNIIGNSTAIQEVLNQVARVSKSSSTVLILGESGTGKELIAKAIHYSSLRTAYPFVPVACAALPDTLLEAELFGYEKGAFTGAQQERKGRFETADKGTLFLDEIGDIPLSTQVKLLRVLQEQEFEKLGSSKPIKVDVRVISATNQPLEQRIKEGTFREDLYYRLNVVPIIIPPLRERKEDISLLIEHFLKKYGAKIGKTIEGINNEAKEVLLRYNWPGNVRELENVIERAVVMTRNNIIQPDDLPKTVFATGKAKDNFSIEYMEKLHIEEVLKKTKWNLTKSAELLKIHRNTLREKIRNLHIVK